From one Bradyrhizobium sp. Ash2021 genomic stretch:
- a CDS encoding SDR family oxidoreductase: protein MLADRGNRVHGIGHGAIGDAEKHRIGLEHWLNGEIDAANLNALAELAGLPSTIFHLAGGSSVGLSIAQPFEDFSRTVASTARLLEWLRGSARESRLIVASSAAVYGAGHEGPIAADAATLPMSPYGQHKLMMEQLCRSYAVTFGLRGTVLRLFSVYGSLLRKQLAWDICSRLQAGERNLVLGGTGAEVRDWTDVRDVARLLAEIAEKPQPETFRAINAGSGLGTTVARVAAMLSESWGGSISVTYSGAVRAGDPPSLLANDETLRALPFEWKIPVEQGFADYVSWFKEQAR, encoded by the coding sequence GGCATTGGCCACGGCGCGATCGGAGACGCCGAAAAGCATCGCATCGGCCTGGAGCATTGGCTGAACGGCGAGATCGACGCGGCCAATCTCAACGCGCTTGCGGAGCTGGCGGGACTGCCGTCGACGATTTTCCATCTGGCCGGCGGCTCTTCGGTCGGATTGTCGATCGCGCAGCCGTTTGAGGACTTTTCGCGTACCGTTGCCAGCACGGCCAGATTACTCGAGTGGCTCCGCGGTTCCGCCAGAGAAAGTCGCTTGATCGTCGCGTCGAGCGCCGCGGTTTATGGCGCGGGTCACGAAGGGCCGATCGCCGCGGATGCGGCAACGCTTCCGATGTCGCCCTACGGTCAACACAAACTGATGATGGAGCAGCTGTGCCGCAGCTACGCCGTGACATTCGGCTTGCGTGGTACAGTATTGCGCTTGTTCTCGGTTTATGGGTCACTCTTGCGAAAACAGTTGGCCTGGGATATTTGCTCCCGATTGCAAGCGGGTGAGCGAAATCTGGTGCTGGGAGGGACCGGAGCGGAGGTCCGGGACTGGACGGATGTCCGCGACGTCGCGCGGCTATTGGCGGAGATCGCTGAAAAGCCTCAGCCGGAGACCTTTCGCGCGATTAATGCCGGATCTGGGCTTGGAACGACGGTAGCACGGGTTGCGGCGATGCTCTCGGAATCCTGGGGCGGAAGCATTTCCGTGACGTACTCTGGCGCCGTTCGGGCGGGTGATCCGCCGAGTCTGCTGGCAAACGATGAAACGCTGCGTGCTCTGCCCTTTGAGTGGAAGATCCCCGTTGAGCAAGGCTTTGCGGATTACGTTTCGTGGTTCAAGGAACAGGCCCGGTGA